The Acidianus manzaensis genome has a window encoding:
- a CDS encoding L-threonylcarbamoyladenylate synthase: MTIILKVDPLNPEIDKIRIAAKYIKDGGTVVFPTETVYGLGADAYNPEAALKVFKAKNRPVDNPLIVHIADINQLYDVAKDIPDVALDIAQKVWPGPLTFVLKKTDRVPKETTGGLDTVAVRMPAHPIALQLIRESGVPIGAPSANLATKPSPTKAEHVIQDVNGRVDVIIDGGETFFGVESTIINLTQDPPVLLRPGPFTLEELHNFFPEIVVPEELMKGGFKVALAPGMKYKHYAPSKKLLLVENLSIFNDVVKLLRSKYKVAVLCTTEDFANFEEPKIILGSRENLYEIAKNLFDSFRKLDTLDVDLGVMEGVPEKGIGFAIMNRARKAAGFSIIKELDDVKKYVDI; the protein is encoded by the coding sequence ATGACTATAATCCTCAAAGTTGATCCTTTAAATCCTGAAATAGATAAAATACGCATAGCAGCAAAATATATAAAGGACGGTGGTACCGTTGTATTTCCGACAGAAACAGTATACGGATTAGGAGCGGATGCGTATAACCCTGAAGCAGCTTTAAAGGTATTTAAAGCTAAAAATAGGCCTGTAGATAATCCTTTAATAGTTCATATAGCAGACATTAATCAATTATATGATGTAGCTAAAGACATTCCAGACGTAGCTTTAGATATAGCACAAAAAGTATGGCCTGGTCCTTTAACGTTTGTCTTAAAGAAAACTGATAGAGTCCCAAAAGAAACAACTGGAGGATTAGATACAGTAGCAGTTAGAATGCCAGCACATCCTATAGCATTACAGTTAATAAGAGAAAGTGGAGTTCCTATAGGAGCTCCTAGTGCTAATTTAGCCACTAAGCCAAGCCCTACTAAAGCTGAGCATGTGATTCAAGATGTAAATGGTAGAGTAGACGTAATAATTGATGGTGGAGAAACATTTTTTGGTGTAGAATCAACAATAATTAATCTTACTCAAGATCCTCCAGTCTTACTTAGACCTGGTCCATTTACATTAGAAGAGTTACATAATTTCTTCCCAGAAATAGTGGTACCAGAAGAATTAATGAAAGGAGGATTTAAAGTAGCATTAGCTCCAGGTATGAAGTACAAACATTACGCTCCTTCTAAAAAATTATTGTTAGTCGAAAATCTATCAATATTTAATGATGTAGTAAAACTTTTGAGATCAAAATACAAGGTTGCGGTATTATGCACTACAGAAGATTTTGCTAACTTCGAAGAACCTAAGATAATACTAGGTAGTAGAGAAAACTTATACGAAATTGCAAAGAACCTTTTTGACTCTTTTAGAAAACTAGATACTCTTGATGTTGACTTAGGTGTTATGGAAGGAGTACCAGAAAAAGGAATTGGATTT
- a CDS encoding NADH-quinone oxidoreductase subunit B has product MSSDNELILTGNLKEASQKAAKWLINRKPIKSLRDWGTAFSLWPPHFTTSCCGTEFGSFAAARFDAERFGMLPFSSSRQSNILVIEGTMTRKMARAARIVYEQMPEPKYVMAIGACSLEGGIFWNSYNTVLPSEVGIPVDMYVPGCPIRPEAIAKGLLMLQKRIRHQETIKM; this is encoded by the coding sequence ATGTCTTCAGATAATGAGTTAATTTTAACAGGTAATCTTAAAGAAGCATCTCAAAAGGCTGCTAAGTGGCTAATAAATAGAAAACCAATTAAGAGTCTTAGAGATTGGGGTACTGCATTTTCCTTATGGCCACCACATTTTACTACTAGTTGTTGCGGAACTGAATTTGGTTCATTCGCAGCAGCTAGATTTGATGCTGAAAGATTTGGTATGTTACCATTCTCATCCTCCCGTCAATCTAATATCTTAGTTATTGAAGGAACTATGACTAGAAAAATGGCTAGAGCTGCAAGAATAGTTTATGAACAGATGCCAGAACCTAAATATGTTATGGCTATAGGTGCATGTAGCCTAGAAGGAGGAATATTCTGGAACTCATATAATACAGTTTTGCCATCAGAAGTTGGAATACCAGTGGATATGTATGTTCCTGGATGTCCCATAAGACCTGAAGCTATAGCTAAAGGATTATTAATGCTTCAAAAAAGGATAAGGCATCAAGAAACTATTAAGATGTAA
- a CDS encoding glycerate 2-kinase, whose amino-acid sequence MDIVRKILEYSDPYVALQNKVELTKNSILLKQYNFKYNFSKPLLIAVGKASYKMAKFFLERTNPVNYLIVTPHGSNLNLDNVIEAGHPQIDENSIKAGKTVKELLLREDYDVLFFLLSGGASALLEDPVVTLDEYKKINKALVESGLDIKEINIVRKHLSNLKGGRLAKLSKSPVISLIVSDVPGDDLGSIGSGPTAPDNSTVDDAKRILDYIGFSSYSQYLVETPKQVNSKNFIILNNMDVLQQIYKDLPNPIILTSEVIGDARQLGIFIASIYNSIKNYSVPFSKGTIIIGGEPDVKIEGKSGKGGRNGEVALSLLQYAQGNYDFYAIATDGIDGNSEYAGCIINGDMHIPKKEIENALQNHSSYELLEKYSAVVKTGLTYTNVNNVYILIVS is encoded by the coding sequence ATGGATATTGTAAGAAAAATTTTAGAATATTCAGATCCCTATGTAGCATTACAAAACAAAGTAGAATTAACAAAAAATAGCATTTTATTGAAACAATATAATTTTAAATACAATTTTTCAAAGCCTCTTCTCATAGCTGTAGGTAAAGCATCGTATAAAATGGCTAAATTCTTTTTGGAGAGAACTAATCCAGTAAACTATCTAATAGTTACTCCACATGGATCTAATCTGAATTTAGACAACGTAATAGAAGCTGGTCATCCTCAAATTGATGAGAATAGCATAAAAGCCGGTAAGACAGTAAAAGAATTATTATTAAGAGAAGATTATGATGTTTTATTTTTCCTATTATCTGGAGGTGCATCAGCTCTATTAGAAGATCCAGTAGTTACTTTAGACGAATATAAAAAAATTAATAAAGCATTAGTAGAATCGGGCTTAGATATAAAAGAAATAAATATAGTACGAAAACATTTATCAAATCTTAAAGGTGGAAGATTAGCTAAACTTTCTAAATCTCCAGTTATTTCATTAATAGTTAGTGATGTTCCAGGAGATGATTTAGGAAGTATCGGAAGTGGGCCTACTGCACCAGATAACTCCACAGTTGACGATGCTAAAAGAATTCTTGACTACATAGGATTTTCTTCCTATTCGCAATATTTAGTTGAGACACCAAAGCAAGTTAATTCAAAAAATTTCATTATACTAAATAATATGGATGTATTACAACAAATTTATAAGGATTTGCCTAATCCCATAATATTAACCTCAGAAGTTATTGGTGATGCAAGACAATTAGGAATTTTTATTGCATCAATATATAATTCTATAAAGAATTATTCAGTGCCTTTTTCAAAAGGTACTATAATAATTGGTGGAGAACCAGATGTAAAGATAGAGGGAAAATCAGGAAAAGGGGGAAGAAATGGCGAAGTAGCTCTTTCATTACTACAATATGCTCAAGGGAATTATGATTTCTATGCTATTGCAACTGATGGAATAGACGGAAATAGTGAATATGCAGGTTGTATAATAAATGGAGATATGCATATTCCAAAAAAGGAAATTGAAAATGCACTTCAAAATCATTCTAGTTATGAGCTTTTAGAGAAATATTCAGCAGTAGTAAAAACTGGATTAACATACACTAACGTAAATAACGTTTACATCTTAATAGTTTCTTGA
- a CDS encoding metal-dependent transcriptional regulator, whose amino-acid sequence MELSEALENYLKEIYELETTKGSAKVTDLILAFEVSPGTISKALEKLEQLGLIDRSNRRLKLTDDGIKIAERLVKSHRLSERLLTDIIGVDWIRAHELAHRLEHIWPDDILDKIDKILGYPTTCPHGHPIPGREIGKGRILSQVEEGEYKVMMIIKEEEWILRCMEKYGIKPGENIILKNKEKDKFIIEIKGKSYELSKILADEVMVYDRT is encoded by the coding sequence ATGGAACTCTCCGAAGCCCTAGAAAATTATCTTAAAGAAATTTACGAATTGGAAACAACTAAAGGTTCAGCAAAAGTAACAGATCTTATACTTGCCTTTGAAGTATCTCCAGGTACTATAAGTAAAGCCTTAGAAAAGTTAGAACAACTTGGCCTTATCGATAGAAGCAATAGAAGACTTAAACTAACTGATGATGGAATAAAAATAGCAGAAAGGCTAGTAAAATCTCATAGATTATCTGAAAGATTACTTACTGATATAATAGGAGTGGATTGGATAAGAGCCCATGAATTAGCTCATAGATTAGAACATATTTGGCCTGATGACATTTTAGATAAAATAGATAAAATATTAGGATATCCTACTACTTGTCCTCATGGGCATCCCATACCTGGTAGAGAAATTGGTAAAGGCAGAATTTTATCGCAAGTTGAAGAAGGTGAATATAAAGTTATGATGATAATAAAAGAGGAAGAATGGATCTTAAGGTGCATGGAAAAATACGGAATAAAACCAGGAGAAAATATAATTCTGAAAAACAAAGAAAAAGATAAATTTATCATAGAAATAAAAGGTAAATCATACGAACTATCAAAAATACTAGCAGATGAGGTTATGGTTTATGACCGAACTTGA
- a CDS encoding class I SAM-dependent methyltransferase, whose amino-acid sequence MLDIFQCPIDGSRINADLECEKGHRFIYNSGIYDFVIKENKGEDILERVAPLYESIWAPLGFFITSFHSYSKLYEDAARFLSSKVFLDVGTGPGKIFDYIKCETCIGLDISVRFLTILKNKRGGKVIPVRGDALSLPILSSSVDSISSFLTLHMLSNPSLGIKEISRVLKKGGKCEILVLVKSNYISKLLSKWWKLDLKHKDYYISSLKENELHIVENKDYGPWSLFKCQKS is encoded by the coding sequence ATGTTAGATATATTTCAATGCCCAATAGACGGAAGTAGGATAAATGCTGATTTAGAATGTGAAAAAGGTCACAGATTTATCTATAACAGCGGAATTTATGATTTTGTTATAAAGGAAAATAAAGGAGAAGATATATTAGAAAGAGTTGCTCCTCTATATGAAAGTATTTGGGCACCTTTAGGTTTTTTTATTACTTCATTTCATAGTTATTCCAAATTATATGAGGATGCTGCAAGGTTTTTATCATCTAAAGTCTTTTTAGATGTAGGAACAGGACCAGGTAAGATATTCGATTATATAAAATGTGAGACATGTATTGGATTGGATATTTCCGTAAGATTTCTAACTATTTTAAAAAATAAAAGAGGAGGAAAAGTCATTCCTGTTAGAGGCGATGCATTATCTCTACCAATACTTAGTTCTTCGGTAGATAGTATATCTTCTTTCTTAACTTTACATATGTTAAGTAATCCCTCTTTAGGCATAAAGGAAATTTCTAGAGTACTTAAAAAAGGAGGAAAATGTGAAATTTTAGTTTTAGTCAAAAGTAACTATATTTCCAAATTACTCAGCAAATGGTGGAAATTAGATTTAAAACATAAAGATTACTATATTTCTTCTTTAAAGGAAAATGAGTTACATATAGTAGAAAATAAAGATTATGGACCTTGGAGTTTATTTAAATGTCAAAAATCTTAG
- a CDS encoding CBS domain-containing protein: MLIEGSEIISLDCNATVEDAIFFMYRNNIRRIVVECDSKIRGIFTVDEALKSIIYKSESKLKDIELKKPVISESNDVYQIVKLMLENSSDSVIYKNKIITEKDVVFNYNFPDNHNKISLIANQCITIEGYTNLLTAIEIMIKNSIRHLPVIEKSLLGMLSARDIIYHYSQSLNLDVAVRDVMTPYLIYVKPDTPIITALEIMKERKIGSIYVSENKLASLRDFIKYIFTIIRSS, from the coding sequence TTGCTGATTGAAGGCTCAGAGATTATATCATTAGACTGTAATGCTACAGTAGAAGATGCAATATTTTTTATGTATAGAAATAATATTAGACGAATAGTAGTAGAATGTGATTCTAAAATTAGAGGAATATTTACTGTTGATGAAGCATTAAAAAGCATAATTTACAAATCCGAATCTAAACTGAAAGATATAGAGTTAAAGAAGCCAGTAATATCAGAATCTAATGACGTATATCAAATAGTCAAATTAATGCTAGAAAATTCTTCTGACTCAGTAATATATAAGAATAAAATAATAACTGAAAAAGATGTAGTTTTTAACTATAATTTTCCTGATAATCACAATAAAATATCATTAATTGCAAATCAATGTATAACAATAGAAGGTTATACTAATTTACTTACTGCAATAGAAATAATGATAAAGAACTCAATAAGACACCTACCAGTTATAGAAAAATCTTTGCTAGGCATGCTTTCTGCGAGAGATATAATATATCATTATTCACAGTCCTTAAATTTGGATGTAGCAGTAAGAGATGTGATGACGCCTTATTTAATTTACGTTAAACCTGATACTCCAATTATTACTGCATTAGAAATAATGAAAGAAAGAAAAATAGGTAGTATATACGTATCTGAGAATAAATTAGCTAGTTTAAGAGATTTTATAAAATATATTTTTACTATAATAAGAAGTAGTTAA
- the mobB gene encoding molybdopterin-guanine dinucleotide biosynthesis protein B, whose amino-acid sequence MVCVFQIIGKKDSGKTTIIQKLIPKLKERGYIVGVIKHSHHVIDDENKDTFKFRKAGSDLVFFSSNDCALFFDCDNMKFINLLPVDILLIEGFKDLNLGYKIETHSISDVDNIVSEVLDRAKECKEQVNIEINHAKADKNLITLFIFKLMKVYNIKEIKIAD is encoded by the coding sequence ATGGTCTGTGTATTTCAAATAATAGGAAAGAAGGATTCAGGTAAAACTACTATTATTCAGAAATTAATACCTAAACTTAAGGAACGTGGCTATATTGTAGGAGTGATTAAGCATTCTCATCATGTAATCGATGACGAGAATAAAGATACTTTCAAATTTAGAAAAGCTGGGAGCGACCTAGTATTTTTTTCTAGTAATGATTGTGCATTATTTTTCGATTGTGATAATATGAAGTTTATAAATTTATTACCAGTAGATATTCTTTTAATAGAAGGTTTCAAGGATTTAAATTTAGGTTATAAAATAGAAACGCATAGTATTAGCGATGTTGATAATATTGTTAGTGAAGTTTTAGATCGTGCTAAAGAATGTAAAGAACAAGTAAACATTGAAATAAACCATGCTAAAGCTGATAAAAATTTGATAACGCTTTTTATCTTTAAGCTTATGAAAGTGTATAATATAAAGGAGATAAAAATTGCTGATTGA
- a CDS encoding molybdopterin molybdotransferase MoeA: MMLIPLDEARNLIDSTSFKNPKNIEVDLLNAVGKICAEDIYSVQDIPEKDLSAMDGYAIKVSDNKKKLKIRGKLFPSSNDIPEIRDGETYYVTTGAPIPKGAEAVVRIEGVKKEEGDYIIPNIEVHKGKDIREKGEDIRKGEIILRKGEIITPYHLGILSYEKITKVKVLDINFSIFANGDELSPFGDISKTQDSISPVLIPLLSKFGQVKYLGVAKDNEEDVMRHLKNGIESSDYVISIGGSSVGEKDYVKKSISKMGKIIFEGVSTNVLKRGGVGIIEDKPVLVLPGQIVSAITVFHEHGLHIISKMLGSEIRKFEEITLAEGIEVTHNMDSTYLLKEENGKAYPLRWGVGLYSEIYKANMFSVFKRGKKYEPGEKIIAQRFLL, encoded by the coding sequence TTGATGCTTATCCCTCTAGACGAAGCTAGAAATTTAATAGACTCAACTTCATTTAAAAATCCAAAAAATATAGAAGTAGATCTTCTTAATGCAGTGGGAAAAATCTGTGCTGAAGATATCTATTCAGTTCAAGATATACCAGAAAAAGATTTGTCTGCCATGGATGGTTATGCAATAAAAGTATCTGATAATAAGAAAAAGCTAAAAATAAGAGGAAAACTTTTCCCTTCTAGCAATGATATTCCAGAAATAAGAGATGGAGAAACATACTACGTAACTACTGGTGCTCCTATACCAAAAGGGGCTGAAGCTGTAGTAAGAATAGAAGGAGTAAAAAAAGAAGAAGGAGATTATATAATTCCTAACATTGAAGTACATAAAGGAAAAGATATTAGAGAGAAGGGCGAAGATATAAGAAAAGGAGAAATAATATTAAGAAAAGGAGAAATAATAACTCCATATCACCTAGGAATACTATCTTATGAAAAAATAACGAAAGTCAAAGTGCTAGATATTAATTTTTCAATCTTTGCTAATGGAGATGAGCTTTCTCCTTTTGGAGATATTTCTAAAACTCAAGATTCGATTTCACCCGTTTTGATTCCACTACTTTCAAAATTTGGACAAGTGAAATACTTAGGAGTAGCAAAAGATAATGAAGAAGACGTTATGAGACACTTAAAAAATGGTATAGAATCATCAGATTATGTAATTAGCATAGGAGGTTCATCAGTGGGAGAAAAAGACTATGTAAAGAAAAGTATTAGCAAAATGGGTAAAATCATATTTGAAGGAGTATCTACAAATGTTCTTAAAAGAGGTGGAGTAGGAATCATAGAAGATAAACCAGTGCTAGTTTTACCTGGACAGATAGTATCAGCTATAACAGTATTTCATGAGCATGGATTACATATTATCTCAAAGATGTTAGGCTCAGAAATTAGAAAATTTGAAGAAATAACACTAGCTGAAGGAATAGAAGTAACTCATAATATGGATTCTACATATTTACTTAAAGAAGAAAATGGAAAGGCATATCCATTAAGATGGGGAGTAGGATTATATAGTGAAATCTATAAAGCCAACATGTTTTCCGTTTTCAAAAGAGGCAAAAAATATGAGCCAGGTGAAAAAATCATCGCACAGAGATTTTTACTATGA
- a CDS encoding molybdenum cofactor guanylyltransferase: MSQVKKSSHRDFYYDTIILAGGESRRFGCDKCDFEFNGKTMLQRVIENFEKPIIVTGKHRKTNGIEVIDCGKGPVNAVLKALSYVSQDRVFITGCDFPFITRKLTDYICSKNFDIVMPILDYPQPLLGCYSVKILKQFLPYITSFQQLIGKSSTYLIGTNELSMIDLSLRSLKNINNPNDLLDNRIFFSKSVIII, from the coding sequence ATGAGCCAGGTGAAAAAATCATCGCACAGAGATTTTTACTATGATACTATAATATTAGCTGGAGGAGAATCAAGAAGATTTGGATGTGATAAATGTGATTTCGAATTTAATGGAAAGACAATGCTACAAAGAGTTATAGAAAATTTTGAGAAACCCATTATAGTAACTGGAAAACATAGAAAAACTAATGGAATTGAAGTTATAGACTGTGGTAAAGGTCCTGTAAATGCTGTACTAAAAGCTTTAAGTTATGTTTCTCAAGATAGAGTATTCATAACTGGATGCGATTTTCCGTTTATCACAAGGAAACTGACAGATTATATATGTTCTAAAAACTTTGATATAGTTATGCCTATATTAGACTATCCACAACCCCTACTTGGATGTTATAGCGTCAAAATACTAAAGCAATTTCTTCCTTATATTACATCATTCCAACAATTAATAGGAAAATCAAGTACATATTTGATAGGAACTAATGAACTTTCCATGATAGATCTTTCACTCAGATCGTTAAAAAATATTAATAACCCCAATGATCTATTAGATAATAGGATATTTTTCTCTAAATCTGTTATTATCATATAA
- a CDS encoding class I SAM-dependent methyltransferase yields the protein MLVPFIPSPPEVIYEMLKCANASPNDIVLDLGCGDGRILKIAKESFNVKLAIGVEIDKQLCKEAKYPQLEIICGDLLSLASILLPRVTILTVYLSSRSNSLLEDYILKSKNKNLKIISHDFEFKKLRLYKEEKVKAKGLLGITEHTIYCYTI from the coding sequence ATGTTAGTGCCCTTCATACCTTCTCCTCCAGAAGTAATATATGAAATGCTTAAGTGTGCTAACGCTTCTCCTAATGATATAGTATTAGATTTAGGCTGTGGAGATGGTAGAATTCTAAAAATTGCTAAAGAATCATTTAACGTGAAATTAGCTATAGGAGTAGAAATAGACAAACAATTATGCAAAGAGGCTAAATATCCACAACTAGAAATCATATGTGGCGATTTATTATCCTTAGCTAGTATATTGCTCCCAAGAGTAACGATATTAACTGTATATCTGTCATCAAGATCTAATTCCCTTTTGGAAGATTATATTTTAAAAAGTAAAAATAAAAATTTGAAAATAATTAGTCATGATTTTGAATTTAAAAAATTGAGGTTGTACAAAGAAGAAAAAGTTAAAGCTAAAGGTTTATTGGGTATAACAGAGCATACAATTTATTGCTATACGATATGA
- a CDS encoding diphthine--ammonia ligase, producing MKVCVLFSGGKDSTFALHWAVFKGFEILCLLTLIPKREDSWMFQHPNVEYTTYQANVMGYNLFKFNTSGEKDTELEDLYIALDFAKKLGADGIVSGALLSDYQRLNISLMCERLGLKSFTPLWRKNQEKYLLELIEDGFEFIITSISAYGFPYELIGKVISKEDAKRIISQARKFGFNPAFEGGEAETFVVNAPLFKRKLKVHGEVKRIGEENWKYIITHIH from the coding sequence ATGAAAGTTTGTGTATTATTCTCCGGAGGAAAAGATAGTACTTTCGCACTGCACTGGGCAGTATTTAAAGGGTTTGAGATATTATGCTTGCTTACTTTAATACCAAAAAGAGAAGATTCATGGATGTTTCAACATCCTAACGTTGAATATACTACTTATCAAGCAAATGTTATGGGCTATAATCTATTCAAATTTAATACATCAGGCGAAAAAGACACTGAATTAGAAGACTTGTACATAGCATTAGATTTTGCAAAAAAATTAGGTGCAGATGGAATAGTATCTGGAGCACTATTATCTGATTATCAAAGATTAAACATCTCATTAATGTGCGAAAGGTTAGGCTTAAAGTCTTTTACACCACTCTGGAGAAAAAATCAGGAAAAGTATTTATTAGAATTAATAGAAGATGGATTTGAATTTATAATAACTTCAATTTCTGCTTATGGTTTTCCATACGAACTAATAGGAAAAGTGATATCTAAAGAAGACGCAAAGAGAATAATTTCTCAAGCAAGAAAATTTGGATTTAACCCAGCATTTGAGGGAGGAGAAGCAGAAACTTTTGTAGTTAACGCACCATTATTTAAAAGAAAATTAAAAGTTCATGGAGAAGTTAAAAGAATAGGAGAAGAAAATTGGAAGTATATAATCACACATATACATTAA
- a CDS encoding amidohydrolase, protein MEVYNHTYTLRNCRFVIDYQKILENVNIIVDNGKIKDIGKDIEGDEIDCSNYVVTPGFINSHTHTGMIFLRGYHDDSELMTWLEKMWEYEKKATKEILRLSSEISVLEMLSSGTTGFVDMYFNPEDIKELTEKYGIRAAAGYTFINNLFDPEEVSKKQLGLSKTGLFYPIVNVHSLYTSDKKTLEIANDIANEQDTWINIHLAETRKEIYETKLKYGKFPIEYLTDLNIKNYQGVHLGWVASWEIEYLKNARSVTHCPTSNMKLATAGAFPFYEISEKGINVTLGTDGASSNNSLDIIREMKNAVLLQRHSYWDTRIKALHVFKAATYNGYKLLGINGGLIDKNQVADFALFDASELYPLKKDRILSHIVYFATSENVKKVIISNKIINKEEIKENIKTLAKKLNKIIPD, encoded by the coding sequence TTGGAAGTATATAATCACACATATACATTAAGGAATTGCAGATTTGTCATTGACTATCAAAAAATTCTAGAAAATGTAAACATCATCGTAGATAATGGAAAGATCAAAGACATAGGAAAAGATATAGAAGGGGACGAAATAGATTGTAGCAACTATGTGGTTACTCCAGGATTTATTAATTCGCACACTCATACTGGCATGATATTCCTTAGAGGATATCATGATGATTCAGAACTCATGACATGGCTGGAAAAAATGTGGGAGTATGAAAAAAAGGCTACTAAAGAAATCCTTAGATTAAGCAGTGAAATTTCTGTATTAGAAATGCTATCTTCTGGAACAACAGGATTTGTTGATATGTATTTTAATCCAGAAGACATAAAAGAATTAACAGAAAAATATGGTATAAGAGCAGCTGCAGGCTACACTTTTATCAATAATTTATTTGATCCAGAAGAAGTATCTAAAAAACAATTAGGATTAAGTAAAACAGGACTCTTTTACCCTATAGTTAACGTTCATAGTTTATATACATCTGATAAAAAAACATTAGAAATAGCTAATGACATAGCTAATGAACAAGATACATGGATAAACATTCATCTGGCTGAGACTAGAAAAGAAATTTATGAGACTAAACTGAAATATGGAAAATTTCCTATTGAATACCTTACCGATCTTAATATAAAAAATTATCAAGGAGTGCATCTAGGCTGGGTAGCCAGCTGGGAAATAGAATATCTTAAGAATGCTAGATCTGTAACTCACTGTCCAACATCAAATATGAAATTGGCTACAGCTGGAGCTTTTCCGTTTTATGAAATAAGTGAAAAAGGAATAAATGTAACTTTAGGAACAGATGGGGCATCAAGCAACAATAGTCTTGACATAATTAGAGAAATGAAAAATGCAGTATTATTGCAAAGACACTCTTACTGGGATACAAGAATTAAGGCTTTGCATGTCTTTAAAGCTGCAACTTATAATGGATATAAGCTATTAGGAATAAATGGAGGATTAATAGATAAAAATCAAGTAGCTGATTTTGCACTATTTGATGCTTCAGAATTATATCCACTTAAAAAGGATAGAATATTATCTCATATAGTTTATTTTGCTACATCAGAAAACGTAAAGAAAGTAATAATTTCAAACAAGATAATAAACAAAGAGGAAATAAAAGAAAATATTAAAACACTTGCAAAAAAGTTAAATAAAATTATACCTGATTAA
- the lrs14 gene encoding HTH-type transcriptional regulator Lrs14 produces MSQSQISGSRIKLPSGKDAGLIDILSFCYGLSETDVQVLLALMKGDARGTEELESELKLSKASINRSLNKLLEMTLVMRIKEPGNKAGRPRYLYKAKDYKELKSKMLDDIKDCSDKMASLVENEFKP; encoded by the coding sequence ATGTCCCAAAGTCAGATTAGTGGATCAAGAATAAAACTACCATCTGGAAAAGATGCTGGATTGATAGATATATTGTCTTTTTGTTATGGATTATCAGAAACTGACGTTCAAGTATTATTAGCATTAATGAAGGGAGACGCTAGAGGAACAGAAGAGTTAGAGTCTGAATTAAAATTATCTAAGGCTTCGATAAACAGAAGCTTAAACAAATTACTAGAAATGACTTTAGTCATGAGGATAAAAGAACCAGGAAATAAAGCTGGAAGACCAAGATACTTATATAAGGCAAAGGACTATAAGGAATTAAAATCAAAGATGCTTGACGATATTAAAGACTGCTCAGATAAGATGGCATCACTAGTTGAGAATGAGTTTAAACCTTAA
- a CDS encoding AbrB/MazE/SpoVT family DNA-binding domain-containing protein, with protein sequence MSEVEEIVKVSRNYQVTIPAKIRQKFQIKEGDLVKVIFDDKENAVKITLLKEPWK encoded by the coding sequence ATGTCCGAAGTTGAAGAAATAGTTAAAGTTAGTAGGAACTATCAAGTAACTATACCAGCAAAAATAAGACAAAAATTCCAGATAAAAGAAGGAGATTTAGTTAAAGTAATTTTCGATGATAAGGAAAACGCAGTAAAGATAACACTATTAAAAGAACCATGGAAATAA